From the Lolium rigidum isolate FL_2022 chromosome 2, APGP_CSIRO_Lrig_0.1, whole genome shotgun sequence genome, one window contains:
- the LOC124686900 gene encoding uncharacterized protein LOC124686900 has protein sequence MYSLLARIPQPRRPVVLVASSCALILLATALLLPRAPPAPPLTTPAAIRLDPRVERKNGNELLWQLPPGPDRPRAAVFVAPGCTIRATDFFDASPGCPRCAGLPEERRFTREALRRGYAVLAVSSRAECWSLDASASGNELAAVESIIKWWVNDQHPDLHGLPLVAIGASSGGYFVSALAARVRFSGVAIMIAEGVFAAMREVPAGYPPALFVHMPKDAERAQMVAASIGQLKSKHVDVREIQCGAFAVSGEFLAARIPGLTRTVADGIVDVLRHKSFLDNKGFLKKDGRSTPWKGAAEEAKVLPAGFSLERHVTEELNVAYAYHEFTSLKNAEIFEWFESHMDRKV, from the coding sequence ATGTACAGCCTCCTCGCCAGGATCCCGCAACCGCGCAGGCCCGTCGTCCTGGTCGCCTCCTCCTGCGCGCTGATCCTCCTCGccaccgccctcctcctcccgcgcgccCCTCCCGCCCCGCCGCTCACCACGCCCGCCGCCATCCGCCTGGACCCGCGCGTCGAGCGCAAGAACGGCAACGAGCTGCTCTGGCAGCTCCCGCCTGGCCCAGACCGTCCCCGCGCCGCCGTGTTCGTCGCCCCCGGCTGCAccatccgcgccaccgacttcttcGACGCCTCCCCCGGCTGCCCGCGCTGCGCGGGGCTCCCCGAGGAGCGCCGCTTCACGCGCGAGGCGCTCCGCCGCGGCTACGCCGTCCTCGCCGTGTCCAGCCGCGCCGAGTGCTGGTCCCTCGACGCCTCCGCGTCCGGCAACGAGCTCGCCGCCGTCGAGTCCATCATCAAATGGTGGGTCAACGACCAGCACCCAGACCTCCACGGCCTCCCGCTCGTCGCCATCGGCGCGTCGTCCGGCGGGTACTTCGTGTCCGCGCTGGCCGCCAGGGTCAGGTTCAGCGGCGTGGCCATCATGATCGCCGAGGGCGTCTTCGCCGCGATGCGCGAGGTCCCGGCCGGGTACCCGCCGGCGCTGTTCGTGCACATGCCCAAGGACGCCGAGAGGGCGCAgatggtggcggcgagcataggccAGCTCAAGTCAAAGCACGTCGACGTGCGGGAGATCCAGTGCGGGGCCTTCGCCGTGAGCGGGGAGTTCCTGGCCGCGAGGATTCCGGGGTTGACTCGCACCGTCGCCGACGGGATCGTGGACGTGCTTCGCCACAAGTCCTTCCTGGATAACAAGGGGTTTCTGAAGAAGGATGGCAGGAGCACACCGTGGAAGGGGGCGGCAGAGGAGGCCAAGGTCTTGCCGGCGGGGTTCTCGCTGGAAAGGCATGTCACGGAGGAGCTGAATGTTGCGTATGCGTACCATGAGTTTACCAGCCTGAAGAATGCAGAGATCTTCGAATGGTTCGAGTCCCATATGGATCGCAAGGTTTGA
- the LOC124689965 gene encoding protodermal factor 1-like encodes MCGKVLLISAVLVGLVSLSSCRSLGELNEDKTYSSMPHYGGSPTPTHGSGGGYKPTPTPTPTYGATPTPTYGATPTPTYGATPTPSYGTTPSTPSTPSHDVPTIPKKHELIGSCDYWKGHPDAIVAAIGSLGNIGQTFGAACSMIVGKKLENLHDALSNTRTDGIGALIREGAAAYLNSIVNKKFPFTTQQVKDCIVVAVISEGAASAQAGVFKKANDSHYKF; translated from the exons ATGTGTGGGAAGGTTCTTCTGATCAGTGCTGTCTTGGTGGGGCTTGTTTCACTGAGCTCATGCAGGAGCCTGGGGGAGTTGAATGAAGACAAGACCTACTCTTCTATGCCCCACT ATGGGGGCTCCCCAACTCCCACACATGGGTCAGGAGGAGGCTACAAACCAACGCCAACACCGACGCCAACTTACGGCGCTACACCAACGCCAACTTACGGCGCCACACCGACGCCTACTTACGGTGCTACACCGACACCATCTTATGGCACTACGCCAAGCACCCCAAGTACACCTTCCCATGATGTCCCTACAATTCCAAAGAAGCATGAACTCATTGGATCCTGCGA CTACTGGAAGGGCCATCCAGATGCTATAGTTGCAGCTATTGGGTCACTTGGCAACATCGGCCAGACATTTGGTGCTGCATGCAGTATGATTGTTGGCAAGAAGCTAGAAAATCTGCACGATGCACTGTCAAACACAAGAACTGATGGTATTGGTGCCCTGATACGTGAAGGAGCAGCTGCATACCTCAACTCCATTGTCAACAAGAAATTCCCTTTTACCACCCAGCAGGTGAAGGACTGCATTGTCGTTGCCGTGATCTCTGAAGGTGCTGCTTCTGCCCAGGCTGGGGTCTTCAAGAAGGCCAATGATTCCCACTACAAGTTTTAG
- the LOC124689966 gene encoding protodermal factor 1-like: protein MGGKVLLISAVLVGLVSLSSCRSLGELNEHKTYSSAPHYGGFPTPTHGSGGGYKPTPMPTPTYGTTPTPTYGATPTPSYGTTPSTPSTPSHDAPEIPKKHEIIGSCDYWKGHPDTIIAAIGSLGNIGQTFGAACSVIVGKKLGNLHDALSNTRADGIGALIREGAAAYLNSIVNKKFPFTTQQVKDCILVAVTSDGAASAQAGIFKKANESHYKF, encoded by the exons ATGGGTGGCAAGGTGCTTCTGATCAGTGCTGTCTTGGTGGGTCTTGTTTCACTGAGCTCATGCAGGAGCCTGGGGGAGTTGAATGAACACAAGACCTACTCTTCTGCGCCCCACT ATGGGGGCTTCCCAACTCCCACACATGGGTCAGGAGGAGGCTATAAACCAACACCAATGCCAACGCCAACTTACGGCACTACACCGACGCCAACTTACGGCGCTACACCAACACCATCTTATGGAACTACACCGAGCACCCCAAGTACACCTTCCCATGATGCCCCTGAAATTCCCAAGAAGCATGAAATCATTGGATCCTGCGA CTACTGGAAAGGCCACCCAGATACCATAATTGCAGCTATTGGCTCGCTGGGCAACATCGGCCAGACATTTGGTGCTGCATGTAGTGTGATCGTTGGCAAGAAGCTGGGAAATCTGCATGAtgcactctcaaacacaagagctgATGGTATTGGTGCCCTGATACGTGAGGGAGCGGCTGCATACCTCAACTCCATTGTGAACAAGAAATTTCCTTTTACCACCCAGCAGGTGAAGGACTGCATCCTCGTTGCCGTGACCTCTGATGGTGCTGCTTCTGCCCAGGCTGGGATCTTCAAGAAGGCAAATGAATCCCACTACAAGTTTTAG